A genomic segment from Neobacillus sp. YX16 encodes:
- a CDS encoding DsbA family protein — translation MAKRKNSTKKGTKKPSSSSSKFVFWIIGLIAISIIGFIFLANNQKSDEPVKEEIDYANQPFLGEESAPVSIVEFGDYKCPNCKNFTETTVPLIVKEFVDTGKAKFYYFHYPFINVDSKRTAKFSEAVYHELGNDKFWEFHDLIYKKQPEDTRYEKVDVFTEDFLKETLQEIASEDEVKKVADYFDTKEPENAWEADNALGEKLGVNGTPTIFINGKRFDGQTMDDLNKMVEDAAKEKKDE, via the coding sequence ATGGCAAAGCGAAAAAATAGTACTAAAAAGGGAACGAAGAAACCTTCATCCTCATCATCAAAATTTGTGTTTTGGATCATTGGATTAATTGCAATAAGTATTATTGGATTTATCTTTCTAGCTAATAACCAAAAATCCGATGAGCCTGTTAAAGAAGAGATTGATTATGCAAACCAGCCTTTTCTTGGGGAAGAATCTGCACCTGTTTCAATTGTAGAATTTGGGGATTACAAATGTCCAAATTGTAAAAATTTCACAGAAACCACTGTTCCACTGATTGTAAAGGAATTCGTTGATACGGGAAAAGCGAAATTCTATTATTTCCATTATCCATTTATAAATGTTGACTCCAAAAGGACAGCGAAATTTTCAGAAGCCGTTTACCATGAACTGGGTAACGACAAGTTCTGGGAGTTCCATGACCTAATCTATAAGAAGCAGCCGGAAGATACAAGGTATGAAAAGGTCGATGTATTTACAGAAGATTTCTTAAAAGAAACACTTCAAGAAATAGCAAGTGAGGACGAAGTTAAAAAGGTAGCGGACTATTTTGATACAAAAGAACCTGAGAATGCCTGGGAAGCGGATAATGCTCTAGGTGAAAAATTAGGAGTTAATGGGACACCTACCATTTTTATTAACGGTAAACGGTTTGATGGTCAAACTATGGACGATTTAAATAAAATGGTTGAAGATGCTGCAAAGGAGAAAAAGGATGAGTAA
- a CDS encoding family 43 glycosylhydrolase, translating into MLNNKGFDNVNFYEMNWELKGDLGAHDPVLAKEGSRWYVFHTGKGIQIKSSEDGVNWKQENPIFSSLPEWSKEFVPEKTEDSIWAPDIYYHNGIYYIYYSVSTFGKNTSAIGLVTNTTLNPENPEYEWKDRGHVIHSMEADNYNAIDANLIFDQEGQPWLNFGSFWSGIKLFQLDPVSMKRAEGAELLSISSRTEQPNTIEAPFIVYRNGFYYQFVSFDFCCRGVESTYKIVVGRSENITGPYTDKNGVSMMEGGGTLIDAGDERWIGPGHCAVYFSDNSSVLVNHAYDSMKKGKPTLQIRPLYWDNEGWPHL; encoded by the coding sequence TTGCTTAATAATAAAGGCTTTGACAACGTTAACTTTTACGAAATGAATTGGGAGCTGAAGGGGGATTTAGGAGCGCATGATCCTGTTTTGGCGAAAGAGGGTTCGCGCTGGTATGTATTTCACACAGGAAAAGGAATTCAGATAAAGTCTTCTGAAGATGGGGTTAACTGGAAGCAGGAAAACCCTATATTTTCATCTTTGCCTGAATGGAGTAAAGAGTTCGTGCCTGAAAAAACAGAGGATAGCATTTGGGCGCCAGATATCTACTATCATAATGGAATCTATTATATCTATTATTCTGTATCTACGTTCGGAAAAAATACATCAGCAATAGGTTTAGTTACGAATACAACACTTAATCCTGAAAATCCTGAATATGAATGGAAGGACAGGGGACATGTCATCCATTCAATGGAAGCTGATAATTACAACGCGATTGACGCAAATTTAATTTTTGATCAAGAAGGACAACCCTGGTTAAATTTCGGTTCCTTCTGGTCCGGAATCAAACTATTTCAATTGGATCCTGTGAGTATGAAAAGAGCAGAAGGTGCGGAACTGCTTTCTATTTCAAGCCGAACTGAACAGCCTAATACGATTGAAGCTCCTTTTATCGTGTACCGAAACGGCTTTTATTATCAGTTTGTATCCTTTGATTTTTGCTGCCGAGGAGTAGAGAGTACGTATAAAATCGTCGTAGGAAGGTCAGAGAATATTACTGGCCCTTATACAGATAAAAATGGCGTTTCAATGATGGAGGGCGGCGGAACATTAATCGACGCAGGCGATGAGCGCTGGATTGGCCCGGGACATTGTGCCGTTTATTTTTCCGACAACTCTTCCGTTCTCGTCAACCATGCCTATGATTCTATGAAAAAGGGTAAGCCTACTTTGCAAATTAGACCCTTGTATTGGGATAATGAAGGATGGCCGCATCTATAG
- a CDS encoding MBL fold metallo-hydrolase, whose product MKKVYKHGELLIREVSQTQIFNDTISFWNLGQAGILVKGRPEDGFILIDPYLTKSIEESNPETEFIRAYSPILSPEMLQGINGVVITHEHDDHMDLPTLDKIAAGSEDTVFTVPAPLVSLLENKVSITSLIAAKAHEPFRIKGFKITPVPAAHTEYEVDTLGNFYSLGYFIEVNGIRLFHSGDTVVTPLLIEKVKEFNPHVAFLPINGGDYFRTSRGIIGNMNFREAADFSVAVGVDLIIPIHFDMFPTNRENPAYFVDYLFHHYPNQKFHMMVPGERFIYHK is encoded by the coding sequence ATGAAAAAGGTATATAAACATGGAGAATTACTAATAAGGGAAGTCAGTCAAACTCAAATTTTCAATGACACTATTTCATTTTGGAATTTAGGACAAGCTGGTATTTTAGTAAAAGGAAGACCTGAGGATGGATTCATTCTAATTGACCCTTATCTGACAAAGAGTATCGAAGAGTCAAATCCTGAGACTGAATTTATAAGGGCTTATTCTCCTATTCTATCACCTGAGATGCTGCAGGGTATTAATGGGGTAGTCATTACGCATGAACATGATGATCATATGGATTTACCAACATTAGATAAAATAGCAGCAGGTTCAGAAGATACTGTGTTTACAGTCCCTGCTCCGCTTGTATCGTTACTTGAAAACAAAGTTTCAATAACTAGCCTAATCGCCGCTAAAGCACATGAACCTTTTAGGATTAAAGGTTTTAAAATTACACCCGTTCCAGCAGCGCACACGGAATATGAAGTGGATACTCTTGGTAACTTTTATTCGTTGGGTTATTTCATCGAAGTAAATGGAATTCGTCTTTTTCATAGTGGTGATACAGTGGTTACACCCTTGCTTATTGAGAAGGTAAAAGAGTTTAACCCACATGTAGCTTTCTTGCCGATTAATGGAGGGGATTATTTTCGCACTTCTCGGGGGATTATTGGAAATATGAATTTTCGTGAAGCTGCTGATTTTTCTGTTGCGGTGGGGGTGGATCTGATTATACCTATCCATTTTGATATGTTTCCTACTAATCGGGAGAATCCTGCCTATTTTGTTGATTATCTATTTCACCATTATCCAAACCAAAAATTCCATATGATGGTACCGGGTGAAAGATTTATTTACCATAAATAA
- a CDS encoding aldo/keto reductase family protein yields MKYRRLGNSGLKISEIGLGSWLTYGKSVNNQTAYDCIHKAYELGINFFDTANAYENGRAEEVLGEALKEYPRSSYVVTTKLFFPMGPGPNDRGLSRKHIREQCDASLKRLGLDYIDLYQCHRFDSEVPMEETLYALDDLVKQGKILYAGVSEWSAAQIEKAAGIGKAYQLRPIISNQPIYNMLERYIESEVLPVSNENGMGQIVFSPLAQGILTGKYKPNTEKPADSRAANDSVNFVINSYFRDDVLTSVQKLNSLAAELGVTLSQLSLAWILRHPSISSAIVGASKPQQVEENVKAVDINPDHEVLKEIDLILEEIKDFAPRR; encoded by the coding sequence ATGAAATATCGCAGGCTAGGAAATAGTGGTTTGAAAATTAGTGAAATTGGGCTGGGCAGCTGGCTTACCTACGGAAAATCGGTAAATAATCAAACTGCATATGATTGTATTCATAAAGCATATGAACTGGGGATTAACTTTTTTGATACGGCAAATGCTTATGAGAACGGGAGAGCAGAGGAAGTTCTAGGCGAGGCCTTGAAAGAATATCCAAGGAGTTCCTATGTCGTTACAACAAAGTTATTCTTCCCAATGGGCCCAGGACCCAATGACCGTGGTCTTTCAAGAAAGCATATTAGGGAGCAATGCGATGCCAGCTTAAAACGCTTAGGATTGGATTATATTGATCTCTATCAATGCCACCGCTTTGACTCTGAGGTACCAATGGAAGAAACATTGTATGCACTTGATGATTTAGTTAAGCAAGGGAAAATACTATATGCGGGTGTGAGTGAATGGAGTGCTGCTCAAATTGAGAAAGCAGCAGGAATCGGCAAAGCCTATCAGTTAAGACCGATTATTTCAAACCAGCCAATCTATAACATGCTTGAAAGGTATATTGAAAGCGAGGTTCTGCCTGTTTCCAATGAAAACGGGATGGGCCAGATTGTCTTTTCGCCCTTGGCACAGGGCATTTTAACAGGTAAGTATAAACCAAATACGGAAAAACCCGCAGATAGCCGGGCGGCAAATGATTCGGTAAACTTTGTGATTAATAGCTATTTTCGCGATGATGTGCTTACCTCTGTCCAAAAACTAAACAGCTTGGCAGCTGAATTAGGAGTTACTCTAAGCCAGTTATCACTAGCTTGGATTCTGCGCCATCCAAGTATTAGTTCTGCTATTGTTGGGGCAAGCAAACCGCAGCAGGTTGAGGAAAATGTAAAAGCTGTTGATATTAACCCCGATCATGAGGTTTTAAAGGAAATTGATCTAATTTTAGAAGAAATAAAAGACTTTGCACCGAGAAGATAA
- a CDS encoding MATE family efflux transporter produces the protein MRSLKEQEDRRLTLRAITWPIFIELFLQTIMGSTDVIMLSHISDDVVAAIGVANQLVFFAIILFNFTASGTAVLISQYLGAGMRVEAKQASAISLSINLGIGLVVSLLLVIFKGPLLEIFHLEDDIAGIGFEYLSIVGGTVFLQSVLVTVSAILRANGFSREAMFVSVMMNIIHLAGNALVIYGLFGFPEMGVKGVALSTAISRAAALIIAFVFMYKRLPIRIEIQDYFDFNLTHIKKIMKIGVPSAGEQLSYNTSQMAMTAIIAMLGAAALSTRVYTWNVMSFIMLFGLAFGQGTQILIGYKVGAGNFEAAYRQLLKSLKVSFIITIFIAIFVSIFRVNIMSLFTDNKEIIKTGSTLLLLCLILEPGRTFNLVVINSLRATGDALFTVKIGVLSMWGFAVPLSYFLGIHYGLGLAGVWIAFITDEWLRGIIMYYRWKSRAWENKVLVQKK, from the coding sequence ATGCGAAGTTTAAAAGAGCAAGAAGATAGGCGGTTAACTTTACGTGCGATTACGTGGCCAATATTCATAGAATTGTTTTTGCAAACCATTATGGGAAGCACGGATGTCATTATGCTTTCTCATATTTCTGATGATGTAGTGGCAGCGATAGGAGTAGCAAATCAACTTGTATTTTTTGCGATTATCCTATTTAACTTTACGGCATCGGGGACGGCCGTTCTAATCTCGCAATATTTAGGAGCAGGTATGAGAGTAGAGGCTAAGCAAGCCTCTGCCATTTCACTATCCATCAATCTGGGTATTGGTTTAGTAGTGAGTCTGCTTCTGGTGATATTCAAAGGGCCGCTTTTAGAAATCTTTCATTTAGAAGACGATATTGCTGGAATAGGATTTGAGTATCTTTCTATCGTAGGCGGAACGGTGTTTTTACAATCCGTGTTAGTAACGGTTTCAGCCATTCTGAGAGCAAATGGATTTTCAAGGGAAGCAATGTTTGTATCGGTAATGATGAACATTATCCATTTAGCGGGAAATGCATTGGTGATTTATGGATTATTTGGATTCCCAGAAATGGGTGTAAAAGGCGTAGCACTGTCTACTGCAATTAGCAGGGCAGCTGCACTGATCATTGCTTTTGTTTTTATGTATAAGAGACTTCCAATAAGAATTGAAATACAGGATTATTTTGATTTCAATCTAACTCATATTAAAAAAATCATGAAAATTGGAGTACCATCTGCTGGTGAACAGCTAAGCTACAATACCAGTCAAATGGCGATGACAGCGATTATTGCGATGCTTGGTGCAGCAGCTTTATCGACACGGGTTTATACCTGGAATGTGATGTCGTTTATCATGCTGTTTGGTTTAGCATTTGGACAAGGGACGCAGATTCTAATAGGATACAAGGTTGGAGCTGGTAATTTTGAAGCGGCCTATCGGCAATTATTAAAGAGTCTAAAGGTTAGTTTTATTATCACCATTTTTATTGCTATCTTTGTTTCAATCTTCCGAGTAAATATTATGAGTTTATTTACCGATAATAAAGAAATTATTAAAACAGGCAGTACCCTTTTACTGCTATGTTTAATTCTAGAACCAGGCAGGACATTTAATCTAGTTGTAATTAACTCACTGCGAGCAACAGGTGATGCCCTTTTTACGGTGAAAATAGGTGTGCTGTCAATGTGGGGATTCGCTGTACCATTATCCTATTTCCTAGGAATTCATTATGGATTAGGTTTAGCCGGGGTATGGATCGCATTCATAACGGATGAATGGCTTCGAGGAATCATTATGTACTATAGATGGAAAAGCAGGGCGTGGGAGAACAAAGTACTTGTCCAGAAAAAATAA
- a CDS encoding family 43 glycosylhydrolase — protein sequence MVSVTKDQAKTAKNLIIEQRADPWVYKHTDGYYYFTASVPEYNGIELRRSKTIKGIAEEEPVMVWEKHETGSMSSLIWAPEIHYINGSWYIYFAAAPSKEIIDGLFQHRMFVIANKAANPLEGNWEEKGQINTDWDSFALDATSFEHKGQQYLVWAQKDPDIKGNSNLYIAPLENPWTIKGPQVMIAKPEFDWETIGFWVNEGPAVLKRNGKIFISFSGSATDENYAMGLLAADENSDVMDPKSWTKSKEPVFKTCYETGQYGPGHNSFTVSEDGSKDILVYHVRNYTEIVGDPLYDPNRHTCAKEFAWNSDVTPNFGTPE from the coding sequence ATGGTTTCTGTAACGAAAGATCAAGCTAAAACAGCAAAGAATTTGATAATTGAGCAGCGAGCGGATCCATGGGTTTATAAACATACAGATGGTTATTATTACTTTACAGCTTCTGTGCCAGAATATAACGGTATTGAATTAAGACGCTCTAAAACAATTAAAGGGATCGCAGAGGAAGAGCCTGTTATGGTTTGGGAAAAGCATGAAACAGGTTCCATGAGCTCACTGATATGGGCACCAGAAATTCATTATATCAATGGAAGCTGGTACATTTATTTCGCTGCTGCACCATCCAAGGAAATCATCGATGGACTTTTTCAGCACCGGATGTTTGTGATTGCAAATAAAGCAGCTAATCCGCTAGAAGGGAATTGGGAGGAAAAAGGTCAAATTAATACAGATTGGGATTCCTTTGCTCTTGATGCTACTTCTTTTGAGCATAAAGGTCAGCAATACCTTGTTTGGGCACAAAAAGACCCTGATATTAAAGGTAACTCCAATCTTTATATCGCGCCATTAGAAAATCCATGGACGATTAAAGGCCCTCAAGTCATGATAGCGAAACCAGAATTTGACTGGGAAACAATTGGATTCTGGGTAAATGAAGGGCCGGCTGTCTTGAAGAGAAACGGAAAAATTTTCATTTCTTTCTCCGGAAGTGCAACCGATGAGAATTATGCAATGGGACTTTTGGCAGCAGATGAAAATAGTGACGTAATGGATCCGAAATCTTGGACTAAATCGAAAGAACCTGTTTTCAAAACGTGCTATGAAACAGGTCAATACGGTCCCGGGCATAATAGCTTCACTGTTTCTGAAGATGGCAGCAAGGATATACTTGTCTACCATGTTAGAAATTATACAGAGATTGTCGGCGACCCGTTATATGATCCAAATCGCCATACCTGTGCCAAAGAGTTTGCATGGAATTCAGATGTAACGCCTAACTTTGGTACCCCTGAATAA
- a CDS encoding family 43 glycosylhydrolase, producing the protein MQKVETLNNPIVEQRADPWVYKHTDGYYYFTASVPEYDRIEVRRSETIQGLGSAEPVVAWKKHENGPMSANIWAPEIHYIDGKWYIYYAAAREDAIFDHRMYVIENDSANPLEGNWVEKGQVKTDWESFSLDATTFEHKGQRYYVWAQSDPKIEGNSNLYISKMVNPWTIEGPQVMITTPEYDWETIGFLVNEGAAVLKRNGKIFISYSASATDYNYCMGLLQADENSDLLDPASWVKTEAPVFKTNVENSQYGPGHNSFTVSEDGSEDIIIYHARNYREIVGDPLWDPNRHTRAQVFTWNEDGTPNFGEPVPDAK; encoded by the coding sequence ATGCAAAAGGTAGAAACTTTAAATAATCCCATTGTCGAGCAGCGAGCAGATCCATGGGTATATAAGCATACAGATGGTTACTACTATTTCACGGCGTCTGTTCCGGAATATGACAGAATTGAGGTTAGACGGTCCGAAACGATCCAGGGCTTGGGCAGTGCAGAACCTGTAGTTGCATGGAAAAAACACGAAAACGGTCCAATGAGCGCAAACATTTGGGCACCAGAAATTCATTATATCGATGGTAAATGGTACATCTATTACGCTGCAGCAAGAGAAGATGCGATTTTTGACCATCGTATGTATGTCATTGAGAATGACTCTGCCAACCCATTAGAAGGTAATTGGGTTGAAAAGGGGCAAGTAAAAACAGATTGGGAATCTTTTTCTCTTGATGCCACCACTTTCGAACATAAAGGCCAAAGGTACTATGTCTGGGCTCAAAGTGATCCAAAGATTGAAGGGAATTCTAACCTTTATATCTCTAAAATGGTCAATCCATGGACCATTGAAGGACCTCAGGTAATGATCACTACACCTGAATATGACTGGGAAACAATTGGGTTCTTAGTCAATGAAGGTGCAGCTGTTTTGAAAAGAAATGGTAAAATTTTCATTTCCTATTCAGCCAGTGCAACAGATTACAACTATTGTATGGGGCTATTACAAGCGGATGAAAACAGTGATTTATTAGATCCTGCTTCATGGGTGAAAACAGAGGCACCTGTATTTAAAACAAATGTAGAAAATAGCCAATATGGTCCAGGTCATAACAGCTTTACAGTATCTGAAGACGGCAGCGAAGATATTATCATTTACCATGCACGTAACTATCGTGAAATTGTTGGTGATCCATTATGGGATCCAAACCGCCATACTCGTGCACAAGTGTTCACGTGGAATGAAGATGGAACCCCAAACTTTGGCGAACCTGTACCAGACGCAAAATAA
- a CDS encoding sn-glycerol-1-phosphate dehydrogenase gives MEEYIRELMTLAHKCDCGNDHNSIPIEKIVVAKGAFADAAVFVKNKAFKHAHLIADENTFHAAGKQLTHHLTEENLGFSVCLIQPDANNDVVADEKSLVQALLELPQEADVILAVGAGTLHDIARFTSAKTGVPFISVPTAPSVDGFTSLGAPLIIRGVKTTFQMTAPMALFADLAVLKNSPQKMIAAGFGDMLAKYTSLADWKFGHLVNGESYCPLAAKITREALESCVERVEEISIGDEAGIRILIEALIMSGLAMLLFGQSPPASGGEHHLSHYWEMEFLQQNRPAVLHGAKVGVSTSLLADIYKKEFIEYITNSERLASLADHLIVKNIIANSLEITALYNEIPSSSQLGGHLAKLGGATLPKQLGIDHDLVTRSLSEAHNLRNRFTALKFLNEAVNYPKFICELS, from the coding sequence GTGGAAGAATATATTCGTGAACTTATGACTCTAGCCCATAAATGTGATTGTGGAAACGATCACAATTCCATACCAATTGAAAAAATTGTTGTAGCTAAAGGTGCATTTGCAGATGCTGCGGTTTTTGTGAAAAACAAGGCCTTCAAACATGCTCACTTAATTGCTGATGAGAACACCTTCCACGCTGCTGGGAAACAGTTAACTCACCATCTTACCGAAGAAAATCTTGGTTTTTCTGTATGTCTGATTCAGCCTGACGCAAATAATGATGTAGTCGCTGATGAGAAATCATTAGTCCAAGCTTTATTGGAATTACCACAAGAAGCGGATGTAATTTTAGCGGTAGGGGCAGGCACCTTGCATGATATCGCTCGATTTACCAGTGCAAAAACAGGAGTTCCATTCATATCTGTTCCAACAGCACCTTCTGTAGATGGATTTACAAGCCTGGGTGCTCCACTGATTATTAGAGGAGTAAAAACAACGTTTCAAATGACAGCGCCAATGGCCCTATTTGCTGATTTAGCTGTATTGAAGAATTCGCCACAAAAAATGATTGCTGCAGGATTTGGTGATATGCTGGCAAAATATACATCACTTGCAGATTGGAAATTTGGTCATCTTGTAAATGGAGAATCATATTGTCCTCTTGCGGCAAAAATTACCCGTGAGGCGTTGGAGTCTTGTGTTGAAAGAGTCGAGGAAATATCCATAGGTGATGAGGCAGGAATTCGAATTCTAATTGAAGCCCTCATTATGTCCGGACTAGCAATGCTACTATTTGGACAATCTCCCCCAGCTTCAGGCGGGGAACACCATCTTTCACACTATTGGGAAATGGAATTTCTACAACAAAACCGCCCAGCTGTTCTTCATGGAGCAAAGGTTGGGGTCTCTACATCACTCCTTGCAGATATATATAAGAAAGAATTTATCGAGTATATTACGAATTCAGAGAGGTTAGCTTCTCTTGCGGATCACCTAATCGTAAAGAATATTATTGCAAATTCACTTGAAATTACTGCCTTGTACAATGAGATTCCAAGTTCGTCACAGCTTGGTGGACATTTAGCTAAATTGGGTGGTGCAACGTTACCTAAGCAGCTTGGAATTGATCATGACCTTGTAACAAGAAGCTTATCTGAAGCGCATAATCTGAGAAACCGATTCACGGCTTTAAAGTTTTTAAATGAGGCCGTCAATTATCCTAAATTTATATGTGAACTCTCTTAA
- a CDS encoding aldose epimerase family protein — MKVVKEEFGSKDNQTVFLFNLINNYGVEIGCINYGCIITKIITPDKDGNFENIVVGYDTLNEYEKDSYFLGAAIGRVAGRIKAGSFELDGHTYSLAQNENNNHLHGGIKGFNQVIWDAEIIESEQEAAVRFTYLSPNGEEGYPGNLKVSVTYTLNNKNEFSIHYSGISDEKTLLNMTNHSYFNLSGDLKRDILNHSLMIKSDKFLELNDELLPTGEMLDVKGTAFDFTSGRIIRTGVISEHPQNKLAGEGYDHPFLLNTQHNNEIVLKDSESGRTLTIETDEVGVVVYSGNQMKSEGVIAGVPSRKYLGICLETQGLPDAIHHQQFPSWILDKDEEYSSKTIYRFGIENN, encoded by the coding sequence ATGAAGGTAGTAAAAGAAGAGTTTGGAAGTAAAGACAACCAAACCGTTTTTTTATTTAATTTGATAAATAATTATGGAGTTGAAATTGGCTGCATTAACTACGGCTGTATCATCACTAAAATAATAACACCTGATAAAGACGGTAACTTTGAAAACATCGTTGTTGGTTATGACACACTAAATGAATATGAAAAGGATTCATATTTCTTAGGTGCTGCGATTGGGCGTGTTGCAGGAAGAATAAAGGCAGGATCGTTTGAACTTGATGGTCATACCTATTCCCTCGCTCAAAATGAAAACAATAACCATCTTCATGGCGGAATTAAAGGCTTTAATCAAGTAATTTGGGATGCTGAAATTATTGAAAGTGAACAAGAAGCAGCTGTTCGTTTCACCTATTTGAGCCCAAATGGTGAAGAAGGCTATCCTGGTAACCTAAAGGTGTCTGTTACATATACGTTAAACAATAAAAATGAGTTTTCTATTCATTATTCTGGCATTTCAGACGAGAAAACTTTGTTAAACATGACCAATCATTCTTATTTCAATTTAAGCGGGGATTTAAAAAGGGATATCCTAAACCATTCCTTAATGATAAAAAGCGATAAGTTTCTTGAACTAAATGACGAACTCCTTCCAACCGGAGAAATGCTTGATGTGAAAGGTACAGCTTTTGATTTTACATCCGGAAGAATAATCCGGACAGGTGTTATCTCAGAGCATCCGCAAAACAAGCTTGCAGGTGAAGGGTACGATCACCCATTTCTTTTAAATACGCAGCATAATAATGAAATTGTTCTGAAGGATTCAGAGAGCGGACGTACATTGACAATTGAAACAGATGAGGTTGGTGTTGTCGTTTATTCAGGTAATCAGATGAAATCAGAAGGCGTAATTGCTGGAGTACCCTCCCGCAAATATTTAGGAATTTGCTTGGAGACACAGGGACTTCCTGATGCGATCCACCATCAACAGTTTCCTTCTTGGATTTTAGATAAGGATGAAGAGTATTCATCTAAAACCATTTATAGGTTTGGAATTGAAAATAACTAA
- a CDS encoding alpha-N-arabinofuranosidase — protein MMATNKAKMILEKDFKVSEIDNRIYGSFIEHLGRAVYGGIYEPGHPQADENGFRQDVIEMVKELQVPLVRYPGGNFVSGYNWEDGVGPVESRPRRLELAWRTTETNEMGTNEFMKWAQLVNADVNMAVNLGTRGIDAARNLVEYCNHPGGSYYSDLRISHGVKDPYKIKTWCLGNEMDGPWQIGHKTAAEYGRLAQETAKAMKWVDPTIELVACGSSHRNMPTFADWEATVLDHTYDHVEFISLHQYYGNRDNDISNYLALSLEMDDFIRSVISIADYIKAKKRGKKKINLAFDEWNVWYHSNEADKQIEPWSIAPPQLEDIYNFEDALLVGCMLITMLKHADRLKIACLAQLVNVIAPIMTENNGPAWKQTIFYPYMHTSVYGRGVSLNPIISSPKYDSKDFTDVPYLESTAVYNEENEQLTIFAVNRHLEEGLKLAVDIRNFEGYEVVEHIVLENDGNVKQTNSAQGTPVAPHSNGNAKSENGGVTAVLPKLSWNVIRLAKRK, from the coding sequence ATGATGGCGACAAACAAAGCTAAGATGATTTTAGAAAAGGATTTTAAAGTCTCTGAAATTGACAATCGTATATATGGATCCTTTATTGAACATTTAGGACGGGCAGTCTATGGGGGTATTTATGAACCAGGACACCCTCAGGCAGATGAAAATGGATTCCGCCAAGATGTAATTGAAATGGTAAAAGAACTTCAAGTTCCGCTTGTACGTTATCCTGGTGGAAACTTTGTTTCAGGTTATAACTGGGAAGATGGTGTAGGACCAGTTGAAAGTCGTCCACGCCGTCTAGAGTTAGCTTGGCGTACCACAGAAACAAACGAAATGGGTACAAATGAGTTTATGAAGTGGGCTCAGCTGGTTAATGCCGATGTTAATATGGCAGTAAACCTAGGAACTCGAGGTATTGACGCTGCTAGAAACCTAGTAGAATATTGCAACCATCCAGGCGGATCCTACTACAGTGATTTACGTATTTCACATGGGGTAAAAGATCCCTATAAGATTAAGACTTGGTGTCTAGGGAATGAAATGGATGGTCCATGGCAAATCGGACATAAAACGGCTGCTGAATATGGGCGTCTAGCACAGGAAACCGCAAAAGCAATGAAGTGGGTGGATCCAACTATCGAGCTTGTTGCATGTGGTAGTTCTCACCGAAACATGCCGACATTTGCAGATTGGGAAGCAACTGTTCTTGATCATACTTATGACCATGTTGAATTTATTTCCCTTCATCAATATTATGGTAACCGCGATAATGATATCTCAAATTATTTAGCCCTATCCCTTGAGATGGATGATTTTATTCGTTCCGTTATTTCCATTGCTGACTACATTAAAGCAAAAAAACGTGGAAAAAAGAAAATTAACCTTGCCTTTGATGAATGGAATGTTTGGTACCATAGCAATGAAGCAGATAAGCAAATTGAGCCCTGGAGTATTGCACCTCCACAGCTTGAAGATATTTATAATTTCGAAGATGCATTATTAGTAGGTTGTATGCTTATCACGATGTTAAAGCATGCCGACCGCTTAAAAATTGCTTGTCTTGCTCAATTGGTCAATGTTATTGCACCAATTATGACTGAAAATAACGGACCTGCATGGAAGCAAACGATTTTCTATCCATATATGCATACTTCTGTTTATGGTAGAGGGGTTTCGTTAAATCCAATAATCTCAAGTCCTAAATATGATAGTAAGGACTTTACGGATGTTCCATATTTAGAGTCTACTGCCGTTTATAATGAAGAAAATGAACAGTTAACCATCTTTGCAGTTAACCGCCACCTTGAAGAAGGCTTAAAATTAGCAGTGGACATTCGTAATTTCGAGGGATATGAAGTAGTAGAACACATTGTTCTTGAAAATGATGGCAACGTAAAGCAAACCAATTCAGCCCAAGGAACTCCAGTAGCACCACACTCTAACGGTAATGCAAAATCGGAGAATGGCGGAGTTACAGCAGTTTTACCTAAACTATCGTGGAACGTAATTCGCTTAGCAAAGCGTAAGTAA